Proteins encoded by one window of Tunturibacter psychrotolerans:
- a CDS encoding septal ring lytic transglycosylase RlpA family protein, which produces MVVLSAFATDNAIPATVRAAEAVPVMHDVTTSEIVTTVRMPKATVLTRIKSGLASWYGDMWQGRRTASGRIFDMNEMTAAHKTLPFGSKVKVTDLRNQRSVIVTITDRGAFFPGRVIDLSLAAARQLRMVNTGVDPVKLELLTYQN; this is translated from the coding sequence ATGGTAGTTCTGTCAGCCTTTGCGACGGACAATGCCATCCCGGCAACTGTGCGAGCGGCGGAAGCGGTGCCGGTGATGCATGACGTGACCACGTCTGAGATCGTCACGACGGTGCGGATGCCAAAGGCTACGGTATTGACCAGGATCAAGAGCGGGCTGGCGAGTTGGTATGGCGACATGTGGCAGGGGCGCCGGACAGCCAGCGGCCGGATCTTCGATATGAACGAGATGACGGCGGCGCATAAGACGCTCCCGTTCGGCAGCAAGGTGAAGGTGACCGATCTGCGGAACCAGCGATCCGTGATTGTGACGATCACCGACCGGGGGGCATTCTTCCCGGGCAGGGTGATTGATCTGTCGCTTGCCGCGGCGCGGCAGCTGCGAATGGTGAATACGGGCGTCGATCCGGTGAAACTGGAACTGCTGACCTATCAGAACTAA
- a CDS encoding GntR family transcriptional regulator, which translates to MLKPEHQPASTVRPLDKSGFIPLYYQIQRALMEMIHSGELSTGDPLASEEELARLYRVSRMTARQALHGLKTSGFAVSQKGRGTFVTRPKLEKNIMHLRGFTEDMKHLGMVPSSKLIEQAAVKAPAELAEKLKLDAGEIVMRLRRLRLADGIPMALEESNIPLKQFPGLEKINFAKQSLYFVLRETFGVRVAWADEVIEALPATREESDLLTIPKKASILSISRTIMTTEETPIEVACSRYRGDRYRASIRVPTTSIE; encoded by the coding sequence GTGCTGAAGCCTGAACATCAACCTGCTTCAACAGTACGTCCTCTGGATAAGAGCGGCTTCATACCGTTGTATTACCAGATTCAACGGGCTCTCATGGAAATGATTCACTCGGGCGAGCTTTCGACAGGAGACCCCCTGGCTTCCGAAGAGGAACTGGCGCGCCTCTATCGGGTAAGCCGAATGACTGCACGACAGGCGCTCCACGGGTTGAAGACCAGCGGGTTCGCCGTTAGTCAGAAGGGGCGCGGCACCTTTGTCACTCGGCCTAAGCTTGAGAAGAACATCATGCATCTGCGCGGCTTTACCGAAGATATGAAGCATCTCGGCATGGTACCGAGCTCAAAATTAATCGAGCAGGCGGCGGTCAAAGCGCCTGCAGAACTCGCGGAAAAATTAAAGCTGGACGCAGGAGAAATTGTCATGCGGCTACGGCGGCTGCGGCTGGCCGACGGTATTCCGATGGCGCTCGAAGAATCAAACATTCCACTGAAGCAATTTCCAGGTCTGGAGAAGATAAACTTCGCTAAACAATCTCTCTACTTCGTGCTTCGCGAAACATTCGGTGTTCGGGTGGCGTGGGCGGATGAGGTGATCGAGGCATTACCGGCAACTCGCGAAGAATCCGACTTGCTTACAATTCCAAAAAAGGCAAGCATCCTTTCAATCTCACGGACCATTATGACCACGGAAGAGACTCCAATCGAGGTCGCCTGTTCCCGTTATCGTGGCGATCGTTATCGAGCTTCGATCCGCGTGCCAACCACTTCTATTGAGTAA
- a CDS encoding alpha/beta hydrolase produces MPLDPRLQMLLDEAKSLGHPPAHELTPEQARVHRVEMMARFVPMPEFADVWVEEGMIAAGGRKIRVRAYSAGDDGPAPVVVFFHGGGWVAGTLETHDPYCRALAKEAGVLVVSVDYRLAPEHKFPAGLEDCLAATEWVLAHAGEMGADASRVMVGGDSAGGTLATVVALLLRDKGVSGLAGQILLYPAAAYYDPPTASYLENAEGYGLTRLGMMWFWDHYLNDKSEGMDFRASPLLAESLAGLPRAFVVTAEYDVLRDEGQVYAKKMAEAGVEVTEVFAEGMNHGFAASANEFPFLPQAKEMLRKVADWVKAGR; encoded by the coding sequence ATGCCGCTCGATCCCCGATTGCAGATGCTTTTGGATGAGGCGAAGTCGTTGGGCCATCCGCCAGCGCACGAACTGACTCCGGAGCAGGCGAGGGTGCATAGGGTGGAGATGATGGCGCGGTTTGTGCCGATGCCGGAGTTCGCCGACGTGTGGGTGGAAGAGGGGATGATCGCCGCGGGTGGGCGGAAGATCAGAGTACGGGCTTATTCGGCGGGTGACGATGGGCCGGCTCCAGTGGTGGTGTTCTTTCATGGCGGCGGGTGGGTGGCAGGGACACTGGAGACGCATGATCCTTACTGCCGGGCGCTGGCGAAAGAGGCGGGGGTGCTGGTGGTTTCGGTGGACTATCGGCTGGCGCCGGAGCATAAGTTTCCTGCGGGGTTGGAGGATTGCCTGGCGGCGACCGAGTGGGTGCTCGCACATGCCGGGGAGATGGGTGCGGACGCTTCGCGGGTGATGGTGGGGGGTGACAGCGCCGGGGGGACGCTGGCGACGGTGGTGGCTTTGTTGCTGCGGGACAAGGGGGTGAGTGGGCTGGCGGGGCAGATTCTGCTCTATCCGGCGGCGGCCTACTATGATCCGCCTACGGCTTCTTATCTGGAAAATGCAGAGGGATATGGGCTTACGCGGTTGGGGATGATGTGGTTCTGGGATCATTATTTGAATGACAAGAGTGAGGGGATGGACTTTCGCGCGTCTCCTCTGCTGGCCGAGTCGCTGGCTGGATTGCCGAGGGCGTTTGTTGTGACGGCGGAGTATGACGTGCTTCGGGATGAGGGGCAGGTCTATGCGAAGAAGATGGCAGAGGCTGGAGTGGAGGTGACGGAGGTGTTTGCCGAAGGGATGAACCATGGGTTCGCGGCTTCGGCGAATGAGTTTCCTTTTTTGCCGCAGGCGAAGGAGATGCTGCGGAAAGTGGCGGATTGGGTGAAAGCGGGTCGGTAG
- a CDS encoding CGNR zinc finger domain-containing protein translates to MKDRHGDVAVRSALAKIVSSQVGGHLALDFCNTAGEHLAERPDELLRDWESFVRWTVQVGLIEPELYGELVDSPSPIDEVWELREEIYHVGLTLALGDPVAEHDLVAIREEANAPKPMVVSEGGRVHWRPDSQSASQQLRAILAGEALSLFCSRRSARIGMCGGGLCGWLFLDESRGKRRRWCDMKDCGNREKARRYYRQQQKSK, encoded by the coding sequence ATGAAAGATCGTCATGGCGATGTTGCTGTGAGGTCTGCACTTGCGAAGATTGTCTCTTCTCAAGTTGGCGGCCACCTTGCACTCGACTTTTGCAATACCGCGGGGGAGCACCTCGCCGAGCGGCCTGATGAGCTGCTTCGGGACTGGGAGTCGTTTGTCAGATGGACGGTTCAGGTTGGATTAATCGAGCCTGAGTTGTACGGCGAACTGGTGGATTCTCCGTCGCCTATCGATGAGGTTTGGGAGCTTCGGGAAGAGATCTACCACGTCGGATTGACGCTCGCTCTGGGAGACCCGGTTGCGGAGCACGATCTGGTGGCGATTCGCGAAGAGGCGAACGCGCCCAAGCCGATGGTTGTGAGTGAGGGCGGCAGAGTGCATTGGCGGCCTGATTCGCAGTCCGCTTCGCAGCAGTTGCGGGCGATTCTGGCGGGAGAGGCGTTGTCTTTGTTCTGCTCTCGGAGGTCGGCTCGGATCGGCATGTGCGGAGGCGGGCTTTGCGGATGGCTTTTTCTCGACGAGAGCCGAGGAAAGCGCAGGCGCTGGTGTGACATGAAGGACTGCGGGAACAGGGAGAAGGCGCGCCGGTACTACCGGCAACAACAGAAAAGCAAATAG
- a CDS encoding YceI family protein, whose product MKMRYLAALPILAALLAPLSSAQVPVFKFDKTKSRIGFNVKASVPIAGKFDKWEATMTFTSTDVKTGVLDIKAQADSVDTGSGMKDGKLKSKDFFDAENNPYITFHADKVVQTGPNTFDIPGTFTIRGVSKPQTLSMTVSGIGTGEGDIKGILAFDRKDYGMNSGIPFIKIADRVEVEVSLHGKRVSGPPMNVKQ is encoded by the coding sequence ATGAAGATGAGATATCTGGCAGCGCTGCCGATTCTTGCCGCACTCCTGGCGCCCCTAAGTTCGGCACAAGTTCCGGTCTTCAAGTTCGACAAGACTAAGAGCAGAATTGGGTTCAACGTGAAGGCCTCGGTCCCGATAGCCGGCAAATTCGACAAGTGGGAAGCCACTATGACATTCACCTCCACCGACGTCAAAACGGGTGTCCTGGACATCAAGGCCCAGGCAGACAGCGTCGACACAGGAAGCGGAATGAAGGACGGCAAGCTGAAGAGCAAAGACTTCTTCGACGCCGAGAACAATCCGTACATCACCTTCCACGCAGACAAAGTCGTTCAGACCGGTCCGAACACCTTCGACATCCCCGGCACCTTTACCATCCGCGGAGTCTCCAAACCTCAGACCTTGTCTATGACCGTCTCCGGTATCGGGACAGGCGAAGGCGATATCAAGGGAATACTCGCCTTTGACCGCAAAGACTACGGAATGAATAGCGGGATCCCCTTCATCAAGATCGCCGACCGCGTAGAGGTGGAAGTCAGCCTCCACGGCAAGCGCGTCAGCGGCCCCCCGATGAACGTAAAGCAATAG
- a CDS encoding N-acetylmannosamine-6-phosphate 2-epimerase — protein MSQASNAPFNSPFQQLHGRIVVSCQADEGDPLDDLDTLNRIATSVLRGGAGGLRAEGVTRIAAFRSLTDLPIIGIIKAYDANGDVYITPDFFSAKAISDAGADIIALDCTARRLTAPEPWTELIPRIHAELHRPVLADIASLEDAVAAERAGADAVATTLYGYTAETAGIRTPSWPLLQALVAHLTVPILLEGHITHPPDALHALTLGATAVVVGSAITRPETITRRFVGVARQKNLHFTNDQADDAV, from the coding sequence GTGTCTCAAGCCTCAAACGCCCCCTTCAACTCGCCATTCCAACAGCTTCACGGCCGCATCGTCGTCTCTTGTCAAGCAGATGAAGGCGATCCGCTGGACGATCTAGACACGCTCAACCGAATCGCGACCTCCGTTCTGCGCGGCGGAGCAGGTGGTCTGCGCGCCGAAGGCGTAACCCGCATTGCAGCCTTCCGCTCCCTGACTGATCTCCCAATCATCGGTATCATCAAGGCCTATGACGCCAACGGAGACGTCTACATAACGCCCGACTTCTTCTCCGCGAAGGCCATCAGCGACGCCGGAGCTGACATCATCGCCCTCGACTGCACAGCGCGCCGTCTCACCGCTCCCGAACCCTGGACCGAACTCATCCCCCGAATCCACGCCGAGCTCCACCGTCCAGTCCTCGCCGATATCGCCTCCCTCGAAGACGCCGTCGCAGCCGAGCGTGCTGGAGCCGACGCCGTCGCGACCACCCTTTACGGCTACACTGCCGAGACCGCGGGCATTCGCACCCCTTCCTGGCCTCTCCTCCAAGCCCTCGTGGCACACTTGACCGTACCTATACTCCTGGAAGGCCACATCACCCACCCCCCGGACGCACTGCATGCCCTCACCCTGGGCGCCACCGCCGTCGTGGTCGGCTCTGCCATTACCCGTCCCGAGACCATCACTCGCCGATTCGTAGGGGTGGCCCGGCAGAAAAATCTCCACTTTACCAACGATCAAGCTGACGACGCAGTATAG
- a CDS encoding DUF4136 domain-containing protein produces MQIVLAGALLLGSSVIALGDNVRTDYNHQTNFSQYHTYSWGKVTTKIPFYTDRIKQEVNLQFQAKGWRLVDSGGAVTVFASDNLHNQQETQTMYDGFGGGWGGGWGWGGWGWGGGWADPGLSQATTTTTNQQTTNLVIDIFESNSKNLLWRGLATADLSSNASKNAKSMDNDISKMFKGFPPKPQK; encoded by the coding sequence TTGCAAATCGTACTTGCCGGTGCACTTTTGTTGGGGTCCTCAGTCATCGCTCTTGGCGATAATGTGAGGACAGACTACAACCATCAGACTAATTTCAGCCAGTACCACACGTATTCCTGGGGAAAAGTCACGACGAAGATTCCTTTTTATACCGACCGTATTAAGCAGGAGGTCAATCTACAGTTCCAGGCGAAGGGCTGGAGGCTAGTGGATTCGGGCGGTGCAGTCACTGTGTTTGCCTCCGATAATCTTCATAATCAGCAGGAAACACAGACGATGTACGACGGCTTTGGCGGCGGTTGGGGTGGTGGCTGGGGTTGGGGTGGCTGGGGTTGGGGCGGAGGATGGGCGGATCCTGGGCTAAGCCAGGCCACCACGACTACGACCAACCAACAGACGACCAACCTCGTGATCGACATATTCGAGAGCAATTCGAAGAACCTGCTGTGGAGGGGACTCGCCACAGCGGATCTTTCGAGTAACGCGTCCAAAAACGCGAAGTCCATGGACAACGATATCTCGAAGATGTTCAAAGGCTTTCCGCCGAAGCCGCAGAAGTAA
- a CDS encoding sugar MFS transporter → MAIGVAGEPSTTTVSNVSRSYTVPLMLMVSLYFGIGFITALNDILVPHFKDLFHLTNVTALLVQFCFFGAYFVMSVPSGWIVGKIGYKSGIVVALSVMGLGLLLFLPASVVIFYPLFLFALFVVGSGLALLQVAINPYIGALGSPETASSRLNLAGGFNSIATTIAPRVGAAFIFIAAGASAAQLAHSVRMPYAILAICAFAMAIITAFVQLPDVIEKCGATSQAGGSAWSFSHLRLGALAIFFYVGAEVAIGSIMITYLSQPSMGSLSHEAAARYVSFYWGGAMVGRFIGFVALRKVRAQRALAFVSLVAALLIGVAIVTQGHVAMWAVVSCGLFNSVMWPCIFPLSVNRLGRFTSQGSGILITMVVGGAVIPEIQGFLSDTVGYQRSFAIVLLCYVYILFFAVRGHRNLDVSSNTSAISSGFTQ, encoded by the coding sequence ATGGCAATCGGAGTCGCGGGAGAACCTTCAACTACAACCGTCAGCAACGTCAGCAGGAGTTACACCGTTCCGCTGATGCTGATGGTCTCTCTCTACTTCGGCATTGGTTTTATTACCGCACTCAACGACATCCTGGTTCCTCACTTCAAAGACCTCTTCCATCTCACTAACGTCACTGCGCTGTTGGTCCAGTTTTGCTTCTTCGGGGCGTACTTCGTTATGTCGGTGCCTTCCGGATGGATAGTCGGCAAGATTGGCTACAAATCAGGGATAGTCGTCGCACTTTCAGTGATGGGCCTTGGCTTGCTCCTCTTCCTGCCCGCTTCGGTCGTCATCTTTTATCCACTCTTTCTCTTCGCTCTATTTGTAGTTGGTAGCGGCCTGGCGCTTCTTCAGGTAGCGATCAATCCCTACATCGGGGCGCTAGGATCTCCGGAGACTGCCTCCTCCCGGCTCAATCTGGCAGGGGGGTTCAATTCGATTGCAACGACCATCGCACCCAGGGTAGGCGCGGCCTTCATCTTCATCGCAGCCGGTGCTTCAGCAGCGCAGTTGGCTCATTCTGTCCGGATGCCCTACGCAATCCTGGCTATCTGTGCCTTTGCCATGGCGATCATTACGGCCTTTGTACAGCTACCGGATGTCATCGAGAAATGCGGAGCTACGTCCCAAGCGGGTGGAAGCGCCTGGAGTTTCTCACACCTTCGCCTCGGCGCTCTCGCCATCTTCTTCTATGTCGGCGCCGAGGTCGCCATCGGAAGCATCATGATTACCTACCTCAGCCAACCATCGATGGGAAGTTTGAGCCACGAGGCAGCCGCCCGATACGTCTCCTTTTATTGGGGAGGCGCCATGGTTGGCCGCTTCATCGGCTTTGTTGCCCTACGCAAAGTTAGAGCTCAGCGAGCACTCGCATTCGTCTCGTTGGTCGCCGCTCTTCTGATTGGAGTCGCAATTGTGACTCAGGGACACGTCGCGATGTGGGCTGTTGTTTCATGCGGGCTCTTCAACTCCGTGATGTGGCCGTGTATCTTCCCGTTGTCGGTGAATAGGTTGGGACGCTTCACAAGTCAGGGCTCCGGTATCCTGATCACCATGGTCGTCGGCGGCGCAGTAATTCCGGAAATTCAGGGTTTTCTGTCGGATACAGTGGGTTATCAGCGCAGTTTTGCCATCGTCTTGCTCTGCTACGTATATATACTCTTCTTCGCAGTCAGAGGGCATCGAAATTTGGATGTCTCGAGCAACACGTCCGCGATCAGTTCAGGGTTTACTCAATAG
- a CDS encoding lactonase family protein, with translation MKQITRRGFVFGSAALSVVGRVGFAAEREGVPLLIGTQTSGSSKGIYAYSFSEKTGDLTAIGLAAETENPTFLALAPDGKTLLVANELDKFEGKDSGAVSTFMLDRTKTRLSKVNQEPSLGGGTCHVAFDHTGRAAFAANYGGGSAASFAVGTGGMLSPAVSFFQYTGHGPNTERQEAPHAHRVTVSPDNRFLLVNDLGLDEIHIYRLDASTAKLVPNEPAAWRSAPGAGPRALRFHPNGKVAYCVTEMASSVVVLRWNSELGTLETVQEIVMKPADFQGATNGDDITIDREGKFAYATDRFDDIVVTFSISPTDGKLTLLNRMPCGGKVPRHLALDPSGHWLLIANQESDNISVLARDPKTGKLTYSGKSFPLSRPQCLVFA, from the coding sequence TTGAAACAGATTACTCGGCGTGGATTTGTTTTCGGTTCGGCAGCGTTGTCGGTGGTGGGCAGGGTGGGGTTTGCGGCTGAGCGGGAGGGGGTGCCGTTGCTGATTGGGACTCAGACTTCGGGCTCGAGCAAGGGGATCTATGCCTACTCGTTCTCGGAGAAGACCGGGGACTTGACTGCGATTGGTCTTGCGGCTGAGACCGAGAACCCTACCTTTCTGGCTCTGGCTCCTGATGGCAAGACCCTCCTTGTTGCGAACGAACTGGATAAGTTCGAGGGCAAGGACAGTGGTGCGGTGTCGACTTTTATGCTGGACCGGACCAAGACGCGGTTGTCCAAGGTGAACCAGGAGCCTTCGCTGGGCGGAGGAACCTGTCATGTCGCCTTCGACCATACGGGCCGGGCTGCGTTTGCGGCGAACTACGGCGGGGGCAGCGCCGCTTCGTTCGCGGTTGGAACGGGCGGGATGTTGAGTCCCGCGGTTTCGTTCTTTCAGTACACCGGACACGGTCCGAACACGGAGCGACAGGAGGCTCCGCATGCTCACCGGGTGACGGTGTCGCCGGATAACCGCTTCCTCCTGGTCAACGATCTGGGGCTCGATGAGATTCACATCTACCGGCTGGATGCTTCTACTGCGAAGCTTGTTCCGAATGAGCCGGCGGCGTGGCGGTCGGCTCCGGGAGCAGGACCGCGGGCGCTCCGGTTTCATCCGAACGGCAAGGTTGCATACTGCGTCACCGAGATGGCGTCCTCGGTGGTGGTACTGCGGTGGAACTCCGAGCTCGGGACGCTCGAGACCGTGCAGGAGATCGTGATGAAGCCTGCCGACTTCCAGGGCGCGACCAACGGGGACGATATTACGATCGACCGTGAGGGCAAGTTTGCCTATGCGACAGACCGCTTCGACGATATTGTGGTCACGTTTTCCATCTCACCGACCGATGGGAAGCTGACTCTGTTGAACCGGATGCCCTGCGGCGGGAAGGTTCCCCGTCATCTTGCACTCGACCCCAGTGGGCACTGGCTTCTGATAGCCAACCAGGAATCGGATAATATCTCGGTGCTGGCTCGCGACCCGAAGACAGGTAAACTGACGTACTCGGGTAAGAGTTTTCCATTGTCGCGACCACAGTGCCTGGTGTTTGCTTAA
- a CDS encoding (Fe-S)-binding protein encodes MLPFPQKIAFLLFATATLTLGLWGFYRIYLRIRRGTADPEPRFNHLPRRFIYALITTLTQQRTFKKRPTIGLFHSFIFYGFVFYGLVNLVDAAEGFLPISSGQISFSFSPPALNQAFLYTLITVLTTYSFLADVLSFLVLLGVVALVIRRFALPSRADFRFNLRTLLHKDVQQEKITRDSLIVSAFILFHVGSRAIGAGARIAAEGPSYHEPFATLLSNLFTPANAEAFRIFGYWGALGSVLAFLAYFPYTKHIHIFMAPAKYFVEREPASGVLPPVALNLEADSEAEEANAKTIGAAKLEDLAWPRLLDAYACIQCNRCQDVCPATATGKSLSPAALEINKRMELNDLAAAQSPFSFTAAPFEKDAPSPHPLLKFALTPEAAWACTTCGACMEVCPTQNEQMLDIIDIRRNQVMIEGEFPSQLQSAFRGMERAQNPWGINHEQRLAWADGLNVKTTDENPNPDVLYWVGCAASYDPQAQKTARAFVELLTHAEVNFAVLGKKECCTGDSARRAGNEYLYRQLADKNVSTLNTVHPKLIVASCPHCMNSIGHEYKQIGGDYKVLHHTEYLETLVANKQLTPTPSQATITYHDPCYLGRHNSVYEAPRNLLNILSNNTPELPRNKENSFCCGAGGAQFWKEEEEGNERISDNRFREAQQTLAPSAGEKVLAVGCPFCKSMLGSTPSKADSEDIVIKDVAELLLEGVRRSKGLTAASQKSELSTPISQPAPEPAVATLTVTPSLGAEILPVELPQTAAPSAERKKWQPKSATANRPVENPNDPIPSVSQSPATQATSLSPVTETTQPTPTPERKKWQPKTTPTSPEQRTTPAPAATIEHLAAAPEPTPTPTSTPNPFPTPTPPERKKWQPKSAAPVPAPQTPSRSPEESAAPADPAPARKKWIPKKPS; translated from the coding sequence ATGCTTCCATTCCCTCAGAAGATCGCCTTCCTCCTCTTCGCTACCGCCACCCTCACTTTGGGCCTGTGGGGCTTCTATCGTATCTACCTCCGCATTCGCCGCGGCACTGCGGATCCCGAACCTCGCTTCAATCACCTCCCCCGCCGCTTCATCTACGCCCTAATCACCACGCTCACCCAGCAGCGTACCTTCAAAAAGCGTCCAACCATAGGTCTCTTCCACTCCTTCATCTTCTACGGCTTCGTCTTCTATGGTTTGGTCAACCTCGTCGACGCCGCCGAAGGCTTCCTCCCGATATCTTCCGGCCAAATAAGTTTCTCCTTCAGCCCTCCCGCTCTCAATCAGGCGTTCCTCTACACCCTCATCACCGTCCTAACAACCTACAGCTTCCTCGCCGATGTACTTAGCTTCCTGGTCCTCCTCGGCGTAGTCGCACTCGTCATCCGCCGTTTCGCTTTGCCCAGCCGCGCAGACTTCCGCTTCAATCTCCGAACCCTCCTCCACAAAGACGTTCAACAAGAAAAGATCACCCGCGACTCTCTCATCGTCTCCGCTTTCATCCTCTTCCACGTAGGCAGCCGCGCCATCGGGGCCGGAGCCCGCATCGCAGCCGAAGGTCCCTCGTACCACGAGCCCTTCGCGACCCTGCTCTCCAACCTCTTCACTCCCGCCAATGCCGAAGCCTTCCGCATCTTCGGCTACTGGGGAGCGCTCGGCTCTGTCCTTGCCTTCCTCGCCTACTTCCCCTACACCAAACACATCCACATCTTCATGGCGCCCGCGAAGTACTTCGTCGAGCGCGAACCCGCCTCCGGCGTTCTCCCTCCCGTAGCCCTCAACCTTGAGGCCGACAGCGAAGCAGAAGAAGCCAACGCCAAAACAATCGGAGCAGCAAAACTCGAAGACCTCGCCTGGCCGCGCCTCCTCGACGCCTACGCCTGCATCCAGTGCAACCGTTGCCAGGACGTCTGCCCCGCCACAGCCACCGGCAAATCCTTAAGCCCCGCCGCGCTTGAGATCAACAAGCGTATGGAGCTCAACGACCTCGCCGCTGCACAAAGTCCATTCTCGTTCACCGCCGCCCCCTTCGAAAAAGACGCTCCAAGCCCTCATCCTCTTCTGAAATTCGCACTCACCCCCGAAGCCGCCTGGGCCTGCACCACCTGCGGAGCTTGCATGGAGGTCTGCCCCACACAAAACGAGCAGATGCTCGACATCATCGACATTCGCCGCAACCAGGTCATGATCGAAGGCGAGTTCCCCAGCCAGCTCCAATCCGCCTTCCGCGGCATGGAGCGCGCCCAGAACCCATGGGGCATCAATCACGAGCAGCGCCTCGCCTGGGCCGACGGCCTCAACGTCAAAACCACCGACGAAAACCCCAACCCCGACGTCCTCTACTGGGTAGGCTGCGCCGCCAGCTACGACCCTCAAGCGCAAAAAACCGCCCGTGCCTTCGTCGAACTCCTCACCCACGCCGAGGTCAACTTCGCCGTTCTCGGCAAAAAAGAGTGTTGCACCGGCGACAGCGCCCGTCGCGCCGGCAACGAGTACCTCTACCGCCAGCTAGCAGACAAAAACGTCTCCACGCTCAACACCGTCCACCCGAAACTCATCGTAGCCAGCTGCCCCCACTGCATGAACTCCATCGGTCACGAGTACAAACAGATCGGCGGCGACTACAAAGTCCTCCATCACACCGAATACCTCGAAACCCTCGTCGCCAACAAACAGCTCACCCCCACACCCAGCCAGGCGACCATTACCTACCACGACCCCTGCTACCTCGGCCGTCACAACAGCGTCTATGAAGCCCCTCGGAATCTTCTAAACATCCTCTCGAACAACACCCCCGAGCTCCCCCGCAACAAAGAAAACTCGTTCTGCTGCGGAGCCGGCGGCGCCCAGTTCTGGAAAGAGGAAGAAGAAGGGAACGAGCGCATCTCCGACAACCGTTTCCGCGAAGCGCAGCAAACCCTCGCCCCGTCTGCCGGAGAAAAAGTTCTCGCCGTAGGCTGCCCCTTCTGCAAGAGCATGCTCGGGAGCACCCCTAGCAAAGCCGACTCCGAAGACATCGTCATCAAAGACGTAGCCGAACTCCTGCTCGAAGGCGTCCGCCGCAGCAAAGGCCTCACCGCCGCCTCGCAAAAGAGCGAGCTCAGCACACCTATTTCGCAACCAGCTCCCGAACCCGCAGTCGCCACCCTCACCGTCACACCGTCTCTAGGAGCAGAGATTCTCCCCGTCGAACTCCCCCAAACCGCCGCACCCTCCGCAGAACGAAAGAAGTGGCAACCCAAATCCGCCACCGCAAACCGGCCCGTCGAGAATCCTAACGATCCGATTCCGTCTGTCAGCCAGTCTCCGGCAACTCAGGCCACTAGCCTATCTCCAGTGACTGAGACCACCCAACCCACTCCTACTCCCGAGCGCAAGAAGTGGCAGCCCAAAACAACGCCAACTTCACCCGAACAACGAACCACCCCGGCTCCCGCCGCAACAATCGAACATCTGGCCGCAGCACCGGAACCCACGCCAACTCCGACATCCACTCCGAATCCATTCCCGACACCTACGCCTCCCGAACGCAAAAAGTGGCAGCCGAAGTCCGCTGCACCCGTCCCCGCTCCACAAACTCCGTCGCGCTCACCCGAGGAATCCGCCGCTCCCGCTGACCCGGCCCCGGCACGCAAAAAGTGGATTCCAAAGAAACCCAGCTAG
- a CDS encoding nuclear transport factor 2 family protein, whose protein sequence is MKRMIGLFAVNILLTCVAGTMDVPAETTINDSEAALGEAMFHKDLTTLDRLVGGDWTIQSDSGTMGTKAGFLDDVRSGALIIKSFRLHDVHVRVLGDVAFVQGFDDEVSSYKGKDNSGTYNWLDVWQRRDGRWVSVASQLTRVEARK, encoded by the coding sequence ATGAAGCGAATGATTGGTTTATTTGCAGTGAACATTCTTCTCACATGTGTAGCGGGGACGATGGATGTGCCAGCCGAAACCACGATCAACGACTCTGAGGCTGCCCTGGGAGAGGCGATGTTTCACAAGGATCTAACGACGCTCGATAGGCTGGTTGGGGGCGACTGGACCATACAGAGCGACAGCGGGACCATGGGTACGAAGGCTGGCTTCCTCGATGATGTGAGGTCGGGGGCGCTGATCATCAAGAGTTTCAGGCTCCATGACGTTCATGTTCGGGTGCTCGGCGATGTGGCTTTTGTGCAGGGGTTCGATGATGAGGTGAGCTCGTACAAGGGAAAGGACAACAGCGGGACCTACAACTGGCTGGATGTCTGGCAGAGACGGGATGGGCGCTGGGTCTCGGTGGCTTCGCAGCTGACCAGGGTAGAAGCCAGGAAGTGA